One region of Herpetosiphonaceae bacterium genomic DNA includes:
- a CDS encoding carbohydrate-binding protein: MKAQLLGALKRRPSRLTRPSRFGVLCIIMGLLVAQLGLVAQPNPASAQTSWQLVWSDEFNGTSVDPANWTFETGGHGWGNNELQYYTNGSNASVSGGVLTITANRVSSGYSCWYGTCQYTSTRMNTKGKREFQYGRIEARMALPMGKGIWPAFWMLGANFPSTPWPNSGEIDIMEHVNNENVTHGTIHWDSNGYASYGGPSGAVNVTTYHTYAIEWDSSAIRWFLDGTKFWEANILNNINSTEEFHKPFFMILNLAVGGNWPGSPDSTTVFPARVMVDYVRVYKRSGTTTINPYSTVQAESYSSQSGTQVEACSDTGGGQNVGWIANGDYLVFNNVDFGSTRPVQIQTRVASGAASGVSGIVEYRIDSLTGPLLGSFSIANTGGWQSWRTVPASSNAVTGVHNLYVVFKSGQPSDFVNLNWFYFQR; encoded by the coding sequence ATGAAGGCTCAGCTTCTCGGCGCGCTGAAGCGCCGCCCGTCGCGACTGACTCGTCCTTCCCGTTTTGGGGTCTTGTGTATCATCATGGGGCTGCTGGTGGCGCAGCTTGGCCTGGTAGCCCAGCCGAATCCGGCCAGCGCCCAGACCTCCTGGCAGCTGGTCTGGAGCGATGAGTTCAACGGCACGTCCGTCGATCCCGCCAACTGGACCTTCGAGACGGGCGGCCACGGCTGGGGCAACAACGAGCTCCAGTACTACACCAACGGCAGCAATGCCAGCGTCTCCGGCGGCGTGCTGACGATCACCGCGAACAGGGTAAGCAGCGGCTATAGCTGCTGGTACGGCACCTGCCAGTATACCTCGACGCGCATGAACACCAAGGGCAAGCGCGAGTTCCAGTACGGCAGAATCGAGGCGCGCATGGCGCTGCCGATGGGCAAGGGCATCTGGCCCGCGTTCTGGATGCTCGGCGCGAACTTTCCCTCAACGCCCTGGCCGAACTCCGGCGAGATCGACATCATGGAGCATGTCAACAACGAAAACGTGACCCACGGCACGATCCACTGGGATAGCAACGGCTACGCGAGCTACGGCGGTCCGTCCGGCGCGGTGAACGTCACCACCTACCACACCTACGCGATCGAGTGGGATTCTTCGGCGATCCGCTGGTTCTTGGACGGCACCAAGTTCTGGGAGGCCAACATCCTGAATAATATCAACAGCACCGAGGAGTTTCACAAGCCGTTCTTCATGATCCTGAATCTGGCGGTTGGCGGCAACTGGCCGGGCAGCCCCGACAGCACAACCGTCTTTCCGGCGCGCGTGATGGTCGACTATGTGCGCGTCTATAAGCGCAGCGGCACCACGACGATCAACCCATACAGCACCGTCCAGGCCGAGAGCTACAGCAGCCAGTCGGGAACGCAGGTTGAGGCGTGCAGCGATACCGGCGGCGGTCAGAATGTCGGCTGGATCGCCAACGGCGACTATCTGGTCTTCAATAACGTGGACTTTGGCAGCACCCGCCCGGTGCAGATCCAGACTCGCGTGGCCTCAGGCGCGGCGTCGGGCGTGAGCGGCATCGTCGAGTACCGCATCGACAGCCTCACGGGGCCGCTGCTGGGCAGCTTCTCGATCGCTAACACGGGCGGCTGGCAATCCTGGCGCACCGTTCCGGCCAGCTCCAACGCCGTCACCGGCGTGCATAATCTCTACGTCGTCTTCAAGAGCGGCCAGCCCTCCGACTTTGTGAACCTCAACTGGTTCTACTTCCAGCGCTAG